Proteins encoded within one genomic window of Nitrospina gracilis 3/211:
- a CDS encoding sensor domain-containing diguanylate cyclase produces the protein MDPIDQSQLKETRQVLELVKNQKAMLGESLVSLDLFLYLHKSISLLHLDDIKPVLLEKLPHILAVRYFSLFLYNPSQMELTLACSNHLDMAKPLSFSVSESGVMQDALNQKRYIFEADFTTSKYFKGRKNPLFKNNFFLCVPLMIENKIIGVINVNDSDKGFLSVSDMDYILNVLEFVALSVSNALLHEKTEMLSITDGLTQLNDHRQMLHILGKEFDRSQRYQSSLSLLMMDIDNFKRINDTYGHQKGDEVLVALATVMSRLCRSNDTAARYGGEEFAVILPETDKKGAMVIADRIRQEMAKIAFDVENKEFGVTVSGGIAELDLSTMESVSDLIHAADRALYRAKEEGRDRVILGD, from the coding sequence ATGGACCCGATCGATCAGAGCCAACTGAAAGAGACCCGGCAGGTCCTGGAACTGGTGAAAAACCAGAAAGCCATGCTGGGCGAGTCTCTGGTCAGCCTCGACCTGTTTCTGTACCTTCATAAAAGCATCAGTCTCCTGCACCTGGACGACATCAAACCTGTCCTCTTGGAAAAGCTGCCGCACATCCTCGCGGTTCGTTACTTTTCGTTATTCCTTTATAATCCGTCGCAGATGGAGTTGACCCTGGCCTGCAGCAATCACCTCGACATGGCAAAACCGCTGAGCTTCAGCGTTTCCGAGTCGGGAGTCATGCAGGATGCCCTGAACCAGAAGCGGTACATCTTTGAAGCGGACTTCACTACCTCAAAGTATTTCAAGGGCAGAAAAAATCCCCTTTTCAAAAACAATTTTTTCCTGTGCGTGCCGTTGATGATTGAAAACAAGATCATCGGCGTGATCAACGTCAACGACAGCGACAAGGGGTTTTTGTCGGTGTCGGACATGGATTACATTCTGAACGTTCTGGAGTTCGTGGCCCTGTCCGTAAGCAACGCCCTGTTGCACGAGAAGACGGAGATGCTGTCCATCACCGACGGACTGACGCAGTTGAACGATCATCGGCAAATGCTGCACATTTTAGGCAAGGAATTCGACCGTTCCCAGCGGTACCAGTCCTCGCTTTCCCTGTTAATGATGGACATCGATAATTTCAAAAGGATCAACGACACCTACGGGCACCAGAAGGGGGATGAGGTTCTGGTGGCTTTGGCCACGGTGATGAGCCGGCTTTGCCGGTCCAACGACACCGCGGCGCGGTATGGCGGGGAGGAGTTCGCGGTCATTCTGCCTGAGACGGACAAAAAGGGCGCGATGGTCATTGCGGACCGCATTCGACAGGAAATGGCAAAGATCGCTTTTGATGTGGAAAACAAGGAATTTGGTGTGACGGTCAGTGGTGGTATCGCGGAACTGGATTTGTCCACCATGGAGTCTGTTTCGGATTTGATTCACGCTGCGGACCGGGCCCTATACAGGGCCAAGGAAGAAGGGCGGGACCGCGTTATTCTTGGAGATTGA
- a CDS encoding HDOD domain-containing protein yields MSATLLDAYKCLPGLPSHPEQIAKVIDVLGKTSSADYDLLHLIQYDPAIAARILAVANLPVYGYERRVESLQQAAGLLSPSLVTSVILTTPVFEMFRDADHTYHRKFDHLQLWAHGAVTGTLAALLANKLGTMEEDVCLTLGLLHDLGKMALIINHPREVLEALDRARKDALPFPQALQDVAGCTPQEVAGQLAEEWHYPANLIEYIQSLENGKVARETGPVVIVRLANRLAEDWGYGDGLHLPENEPLDPLVAALGISLSDLSQWKPDMQSRAENRARRILSKTLS; encoded by the coding sequence GTGTCTGCCACCCTGCTCGATGCATACAAGTGCCTTCCGGGCCTGCCCAGCCATCCGGAGCAGATTGCAAAGGTTATCGACGTGCTCGGAAAAACGTCGTCGGCGGATTACGACCTCCTGCACCTGATTCAGTATGATCCCGCTATCGCCGCCCGTATCCTGGCTGTCGCCAACCTTCCCGTGTACGGGTACGAGCGACGCGTCGAGTCCCTGCAACAGGCGGCAGGCCTGCTTTCACCCAGCCTGGTGACCAGCGTTATCCTCACCACCCCGGTGTTTGAAATGTTCCGCGACGCCGATCATACGTACCACCGGAAATTCGATCACCTGCAACTTTGGGCGCATGGCGCGGTGACGGGAACCCTGGCGGCGCTTCTGGCGAACAAACTGGGTACTATGGAAGAAGACGTGTGCCTGACGCTGGGGTTGCTGCACGACCTGGGAAAGATGGCGCTCATCATCAACCATCCCAGGGAGGTGCTGGAGGCCCTGGACCGGGCAAGGAAGGATGCCCTGCCATTTCCTCAGGCGCTTCAGGACGTTGCCGGATGCACACCCCAGGAAGTGGCGGGACAGCTGGCGGAGGAATGGCATTATCCAGCCAACCTGATCGAATACATTCAGTCCCTGGAAAACGGCAAGGTGGCCCGGGAGACCGGTCCCGTAGTCATTGTGCGGCTGGCAAACCGGCTGGCGGAAGACTGGGGATACGGCGATGGGCTGCACCTGCCGGAAAACGAACCGCTTGACCCGTTGGTGGCGGCGCTTGGTATATCGCTTTCGGACCTTTCGCAATGGAAGCCGGACATGCAGTCCCGGGCGGAAAATCGAGCCCGAAGGATCCTTTCTAAAACGCTTTCCTGA
- a CDS encoding nicotinate phosphoribosyltransferase, translating to MRELGCRFATVNDICLDPAQASALLTDLYQLTMLKSYNDQGMTRQAVFEFFVRDLPPHRNFLMCAGVEPVLRYLEALHFSPQELDALKRSGRFPQELLDSLRTFRFTGDVDAMPEGTVFFANEPVLRITAPLPEAQFVETRIINLLHYSILVASKAARCVLAAQGRGRLVDFGLRRAHGAEAGWLAARSSFLAGFDGTATVLAEATDNIPVYGTMAHSYIQAHDSEEAAFYEFCRSWPQNTTLLLDTYDVFEATESVIRLSRKLEKNGIRIQGVRLDSGDMQEQAREVRRRLDEAGLEHIKIFVSGNLDEHAIAEYMANDIPVEGFGIGTRLVVSDDAPFLECAYKLQEYDGKPRRKRSKGKATLPGAKQVFRLRDAGGRFANDQLGLAAEELEGETLIAPMMRGGRRLHPSVSLQTLRAHAQLQLMALPEPLRSLGTAAPSYPVTVSENLKELTQKVDRQTHASSLGLNGSVFRTIADFFRKAF from the coding sequence ATGCGGGAGCTCGGTTGCCGTTTCGCAACGGTGAACGACATCTGCCTCGATCCCGCGCAGGCCAGTGCGCTTCTCACCGACCTCTACCAGCTCACCATGTTAAAAAGTTATAACGACCAGGGGATGACCCGGCAGGCGGTGTTCGAATTTTTTGTGCGGGACCTTCCCCCTCACCGCAACTTCCTGATGTGTGCAGGGGTGGAGCCTGTCTTGCGTTACCTGGAAGCCCTGCATTTTTCTCCGCAGGAACTGGATGCGCTGAAGCGAAGCGGGCGTTTCCCCCAGGAACTTCTGGACTCGTTGAGGACGTTCCGCTTCACGGGAGATGTGGATGCCATGCCCGAAGGCACGGTGTTCTTTGCCAACGAGCCGGTCCTGCGAATTACCGCGCCTTTACCGGAAGCGCAGTTTGTGGAAACGCGCATCATCAACCTGCTTCATTATTCCATTCTTGTCGCCAGCAAGGCGGCGCGGTGCGTGCTCGCGGCACAAGGTCGGGGGCGCCTTGTCGATTTTGGTCTGCGCCGCGCCCACGGCGCGGAAGCGGGATGGCTGGCAGCACGGTCTTCCTTCCTCGCCGGATTCGACGGAACCGCCACCGTACTGGCAGAAGCCACCGACAACATTCCAGTCTATGGAACCATGGCGCACTCGTACATTCAGGCTCACGACAGCGAGGAAGCGGCGTTTTATGAGTTCTGTCGCTCATGGCCGCAAAACACCACCCTGCTGCTCGATACGTATGACGTCTTTGAGGCCACCGAATCGGTCATCAGGCTTTCCCGCAAACTTGAAAAGAACGGGATACGCATTCAGGGAGTGCGGCTCGACAGCGGCGACATGCAGGAACAGGCGCGTGAGGTGCGCCGGCGGCTGGACGAGGCGGGACTGGAACACATCAAGATTTTCGTCAGCGGCAATCTCGACGAACACGCCATTGCCGAATACATGGCGAACGACATTCCGGTGGAAGGATTCGGAATTGGCACGCGGCTGGTAGTTTCTGATGATGCCCCGTTTCTGGAATGCGCCTACAAGTTGCAGGAGTATGACGGAAAGCCGCGGCGCAAGCGATCCAAAGGAAAAGCCACCCTGCCCGGTGCCAAGCAGGTGTTCCGGTTACGGGATGCCGGAGGACGGTTTGCAAACGACCAACTGGGCCTGGCCGCTGAAGAATTGGAAGGCGAAACCCTGATCGCACCCATGATGAGAGGCGGGCGCCGCCTGCATCCATCCGTTTCCCTGCAAACCCTGCGCGCCCATGCGCAATTGCAATTGATGGCCCTGCCTGAACCGCTTCGATCTTTGGGCACGGCGGCCCCGTCGTACCCGGTGACCGTCTCCGAAAATTTAAAGGAATTGACCCAGAAGGTGGACCGCCAAACACATGCCTCCAGCCTGGGATTGAACGGTTCCGTGTTCCGCACGATAGCGGATTTCTTCAGGAAAGCGTTTTAG
- a CDS encoding M20/M25/M40 family metallo-hydrolase: MDLAEWSRDARRRIDTDTELFSRHMDVMREMVRIDSRSFSVNEFEGDRTEPTDMQEILEVAERYLHGIGFDYVHINTPPKGPQRATPIIMASLTASDGKPTVLMYAHLDKQPYMDDGRFLKWDGVSPTELRWNEDRTRAFGRGAADDLSGVIGIGMAVDATLQSIGFDPRNPSKDTLAKLPCNLKIIFETEEESGSYSLIEQILQNRDFFC, from the coding sequence ATGGATCTTGCGGAATGGAGCCGTGACGCACGGCGACGCATCGACACGGACACCGAACTGTTTTCACGTCACATGGACGTCATGCGCGAGATGGTGCGCATCGACAGCCGCAGTTTCAGCGTCAACGAATTCGAGGGCGATCGCACCGAACCGACGGACATGCAGGAAATTTTAGAGGTTGCGGAACGTTATCTGCACGGGATCGGTTTCGATTACGTGCACATCAACACCCCGCCCAAAGGTCCCCAGCGTGCCACGCCCATCATCATGGCGTCGCTCACTGCCAGTGATGGAAAACCCACGGTGCTCATGTACGCACACCTGGACAAACAACCGTACATGGACGACGGTCGCTTCCTGAAATGGGACGGTGTGTCGCCAACGGAGTTGCGCTGGAACGAAGACCGCACCCGTGCCTTCGGGCGCGGCGCGGCCGACGACCTGAGCGGCGTCATCGGCATCGGCATGGCGGTGGACGCCACCCTGCAATCCATCGGATTCGATCCCCGTAACCCATCGAAAGACACGCTGGCTAAACTCCCCTGCAATTTAAAAATTATCTTCGAGACGGAAGAAGAGTCGGGGTCCTACTCACTGATCGAGCAGATTTTGCAGAACCGGGACTTTTTTTGCTGA
- a CDS encoding O-antigen ligase family protein codes for MISQARPVDAPVSLRASRAHKAGLWLTVLTGAVIPVSTSLTEILTTLVLVLWFVAGHYKMFWTRMRSHPVARSAAILYLMLILGVVYTSADLRDSFGILGKYRELILIVAYLSFLDNEKTRHMCLVGFGAAMVLTLIGSFFQYYIASPSTDPNLRVGLPFKNSITHSLLMAVFAFGLMVHVFSRRENRNRIIALSFLLAVVVFNLFFMVDGRTGYVLFYLLGFLFLFQKFKLRYAVMGVAVLVAFHFTLSSVSPLYQTQWDFLTRGITKYMDRGDAASSIGMRIEFSKNSYEIMMERPLLGHGTGSFRQRYADHAATNQLERVTDNPHNEYLMLGVQTGWMGIGLFFYFIYTLWRYSFSLDPYHRSLAQGLAVMVTFGALANSLLMDHTEGMLIGWLAAVLYSPLGLASKTENA; via the coding sequence ATGATTTCCCAGGCTCGGCCTGTCGACGCCCCGGTTTCCCTGCGGGCCTCACGCGCTCACAAAGCCGGTCTCTGGTTGACCGTTCTCACCGGCGCCGTAATTCCGGTAAGTACGTCCCTGACAGAAATACTCACCACACTGGTTCTGGTGCTGTGGTTCGTTGCGGGTCATTACAAAATGTTTTGGACCCGTATGCGGTCGCACCCGGTGGCGCGCTCCGCGGCGATATTGTACCTGATGCTCATCCTGGGGGTGGTGTACACCTCGGCGGATCTACGTGACTCTTTCGGTATCCTGGGCAAGTACCGGGAACTGATTTTGATCGTGGCGTACCTTTCTTTTCTTGATAATGAAAAAACCCGCCACATGTGCCTTGTGGGTTTCGGCGCGGCGATGGTCCTCACGCTGATTGGATCGTTTTTCCAGTACTACATCGCGTCTCCTTCCACGGATCCCAACCTGCGGGTCGGGTTGCCATTCAAAAACAGCATCACGCACAGCCTGCTGATGGCGGTTTTTGCTTTCGGCCTGATGGTACACGTGTTTTCCCGTCGGGAAAACCGCAACAGAATTATTGCACTTTCCTTTTTATTGGCTGTGGTTGTGTTCAATCTGTTTTTCATGGTGGACGGACGTACCGGGTACGTGTTGTTTTATCTCCTGGGATTTTTGTTCCTGTTTCAGAAATTCAAACTGCGGTATGCGGTGATGGGTGTTGCGGTTTTGGTCGCATTTCATTTTACGCTCAGTTCGGTTTCTCCTTTGTACCAGACTCAATGGGATTTCCTGACGCGCGGCATCACCAAGTACATGGATCGGGGGGACGCGGCTTCTTCCATCGGTATGCGCATCGAGTTTTCAAAAAACAGCTATGAGATCATGATGGAACGCCCCTTGCTGGGTCACGGTACCGGAAGTTTCCGCCAACGGTATGCGGACCACGCCGCAACAAACCAGCTGGAGCGAGTCACCGACAACCCCCACAACGAATACCTCATGCTGGGTGTGCAGACCGGGTGGATGGGAATCGGTTTGTTTTTTTACTTCATATATACTTTGTGGCGATATTCGTTTTCGCTCGATCCGTATCACCGCAGCCTGGCTCAGGGACTGGCGGTGATGGTGACCTTCGGGGCTCTGGCCAATTCACTTTTGATGGACCACACCGAAGGCATGCTGATTGGCTGGCTGGCGGCGGTGCTGTACTCTCCGCTTGGGCTCGCATCAAAAACAGAAAATGCTTAG
- a CDS encoding glycosyltransferase family 2 protein, which produces MLSVILITKNEAVRIRQCLESVKWADEIVVLDSGSTDGTPDICREYTSEVHDVDWPGFGLQKNRALDMATGDWVLSVDADEVVTDALRDEIERTLRKPKYNGYRIPRSSHYVGRCIRHSGWTPDYVVRLMKKGSGAFTNSLVHEKLEIAGKVGRLKNPLIHYSFDTFEDVLDKMNRYSTYNAQMLYEQDRSSSLLEAVARGMWAFFRTYFLKRGFLDGRQGFQLAVSNAEGTYYKYVKLMELHRKKKSEKP; this is translated from the coding sequence ATGCTTAGCGTCATTCTCATCACCAAAAACGAAGCCGTGCGCATCCGCCAGTGCCTGGAGTCGGTGAAGTGGGCCGATGAAATCGTGGTGTTGGATTCGGGAAGCACCGACGGCACGCCGGACATCTGCCGTGAGTACACCAGTGAGGTGCACGATGTGGACTGGCCGGGATTCGGCCTGCAGAAAAACCGCGCGCTGGACATGGCAACTGGGGACTGGGTCCTCTCTGTGGACGCCGACGAGGTGGTGACCGACGCGCTCCGCGATGAAATCGAGCGCACTTTGCGCAAGCCCAAATACAATGGATACAGGATCCCGCGTTCCTCGCATTATGTGGGGCGGTGCATCCGGCATAGCGGATGGACACCCGATTACGTGGTGCGACTGATGAAGAAAGGCTCCGGTGCGTTCACCAATTCTCTGGTGCACGAAAAACTGGAAATTGCTGGCAAGGTGGGAAGGCTCAAAAATCCGCTCATTCATTACAGCTTCGATACCTTCGAGGACGTGCTCGACAAAATGAACCGTTACTCCACCTATAATGCACAGATGCTTTACGAGCAGGACCGCAGCTCCAGCCTGTTGGAAGCCGTTGCGCGCGGCATGTGGGCGTTCTTCCGCACTTATTTTTTGAAGAGGGGATTCCTCGACGGCAGACAGGGATTCCAACTGGCGGTGTCGAATGCCGAAGGCACGTATTACAAGTACGTTAAGCTGATGGAACTCCATCGAAAAAAGAAGAGTGAGAAACCGTGA
- a CDS encoding galactosyltransferase-related protein: MDFGTASRRDEPVDSFLRLPLGPLRKLSSRKWQGVKTCNLGVWRQDFFEINGFDEHYQGWGYEDSDLVIRLLNKGIVRKEGRFAVPVLHLWHPLGKSRETEENWKRLEAVMQSNTTRIDNGLSNHLA; encoded by the coding sequence GTGGATTTCGGTACGGCTTCGCGGCGAGATGAACCGGTTGATTCCTTTTTACGCCTGCCGCTTGGCCCATTGCGAAAACTGTCGTCGCGCAAATGGCAGGGAGTCAAAACCTGCAACCTTGGCGTGTGGCGGCAGGATTTTTTCGAAATCAATGGTTTCGACGAGCACTACCAGGGCTGGGGGTATGAGGATTCGGATCTCGTCATCCGCCTGCTCAATAAAGGCATTGTGCGCAAGGAAGGTCGTTTTGCCGTGCCGGTTTTGCACCTGTGGCATCCGCTCGGCAAATCGCGTGAGACGGAGGAAAACTGGAAACGGCTGGAGGCGGTCATGCAATCAAACACCACGCGTATCGACAACGGCCTGAGCAATCACCTTGCATGA
- a CDS encoding CDGSH iron-sulfur domain-containing protein, with translation MAYQNKPFYVNETPGTKYYCTCGESENKPYCDGSHDRKDTGKSPVEVTLERPRRLTICDCGLTKTSPICDGAHKNC, from the coding sequence ATGGCGTACCAGAACAAGCCTTTTTATGTGAACGAAACCCCGGGAACCAAGTACTATTGTACTTGCGGCGAGTCGGAAAATAAACCGTACTGTGACGGCTCCCACGACCGGAAGGACACCGGGAAAAGTCCGGTGGAGGTAACTCTGGAACGACCCCGCAGGTTGACCATCTGCGATTGCGGTCTCACCAAGACCTCCCCCATCTGCGATGGGGCGCACAAAAACTGCTGA
- a CDS encoding TIGR01777 family oxidoreductase: protein MKILVTGATGFVGQQLLPLLKDAGHEISILTRDPESAVVRLPVLCRRYKWDPALLEPPKEALEGVDAVIHLAGENIATRWTDSKKMELERSRVLSTRQLVKAMEEMDSRPGIFISCSGIGYYGDRKSLELDESQAPGNSVLAEVCRKWETEALKAEALGVRTVVLRIATVLGTDGGAMRFMLPAFRMCVGGRAGNGRQWMSWIHVRDLARLMLHALDTETLRGPVNACSPEPVTNAEFTRTLAKAVGRPAFIPAPAFALKLVLGEMSEVLLASQKAVPKKAQSCGFQFDYPDMESALTQLADVRTHEMRMEQWVPKPIDTIFKFYSDAKNLEVLTPPFLNFSVTNQSTRDMEEGTRINYRLKLYGIPFRWQSIIMDWSPNNRFSDIQVVGPYWLWHHTHDFIEQDGGTLIRDRAIYRVPMWTPGDLFIYPIVRRDLEKIFSFRWKKTCDLFGE from the coding sequence ATGAAAATTCTCGTCACCGGTGCCACCGGGTTTGTCGGTCAACAACTGCTTCCCTTACTGAAAGACGCGGGCCACGAGATTTCCATTTTGACTCGCGATCCGGAAAGCGCGGTGGTGCGTCTGCCGGTTCTCTGCCGCCGTTACAAATGGGACCCCGCCCTGTTGGAGCCGCCGAAGGAAGCACTGGAAGGTGTGGACGCGGTGATTCATCTTGCGGGGGAAAACATCGCCACGCGGTGGACCGATTCGAAAAAAATGGAACTGGAGCGCTCGCGCGTGCTTTCGACGCGCCAACTGGTCAAGGCGATGGAAGAAATGGATTCGCGGCCGGGGATTTTCATTTCCTGCTCGGGCATCGGTTATTACGGCGACCGCAAAAGCCTGGAGCTGGACGAGTCACAGGCGCCCGGTAACAGCGTGCTCGCCGAAGTGTGCAGGAAGTGGGAAACGGAGGCTTTGAAAGCCGAAGCCTTGGGTGTGCGTACGGTGGTTCTGCGTATCGCCACCGTGCTGGGTACGGATGGCGGCGCGATGCGCTTCATGCTCCCAGCCTTCCGCATGTGTGTGGGCGGCCGCGCCGGGAACGGCCGGCAGTGGATGAGCTGGATTCACGTCCGCGACCTGGCACGTCTCATGCTTCACGCGCTCGATACCGAAACACTGCGCGGACCGGTGAACGCGTGCAGTCCGGAACCCGTCACCAACGCCGAGTTCACCCGCACGCTGGCGAAAGCGGTGGGACGTCCCGCCTTCATCCCTGCGCCCGCATTTGCGCTCAAGCTGGTATTGGGCGAGATGTCCGAGGTGCTCCTCGCCTCTCAAAAAGCCGTACCCAAAAAGGCGCAGTCGTGCGGGTTCCAATTCGACTACCCGGATATGGAGTCGGCGCTCACCCAACTGGCCGATGTGCGCACGCACGAAATGCGTATGGAGCAGTGGGTTCCGAAACCGATCGACACCATTTTTAAATTTTACAGCGACGCCAAAAACCTGGAGGTGTTGACGCCGCCCTTTCTGAACTTTTCGGTCACCAATCAATCGACGCGAGATATGGAAGAGGGCACCCGCATCAATTACCGGCTGAAGCTATACGGTATTCCCTTCCGATGGCAGTCGATCATCATGGACTGGTCGCCCAACAACCGCTTTTCCGATATTCAGGTGGTGGGGCCCTACTGGCTGTGGCATCACACCCACGATTTTATCGAACAGGACGGCGGTACATTGATCCGCGACCGTGCCATCTATCGCGTCCCCATGTGGACGCCGGGCGATCTGTTCATCTACCCGATTGTGCGGCGTGACCTGGAAAAAATCTTTTCCTTCCGCTGGAAGAAAACCTGCGACCTGTTCGGGGAATGA
- a CDS encoding lipocalin-like domain-containing protein, whose protein sequence is MPAASIHAKPDARQIVNHPLTGYAFSFPRDFYSHNNYQVEWWYFTGNLKDAAGREYGYQCSFFRVSLAGMKALQQYQDTPSEWSNEHIYFAHMTVVDLKNGKFYFYERINRSGLGLAGAAEDRLEVWNENWKLTGEGDTRKLTAKEEENGFDLQLVPEKAPVIHGTGDDKPKWEIPEKAPNYYSFTRMKTTGKVFIDGQPVEVTGTSWMDHVFAERLLAPKQAGWDWFSLKLDNGAEVMLFRIRMQDGKYDPRSGGTLVRADGTQAHLPSEKQSVGVLKTWTSPKSDVTYPAGWKIDLPERNIALKVTPDMAGQELFLLRSVSNSYWEGSVTVEGTYEGRPVRGKGYVELVGYGGNLSATFGQ, encoded by the coding sequence ATGCCGGCGGCTTCCATTCATGCGAAACCCGATGCGCGGCAAATCGTAAACCATCCGCTCACCGGGTACGCGTTTTCGTTTCCACGTGACTTTTATTCGCACAACAACTACCAGGTGGAGTGGTGGTATTTCACCGGCAACCTCAAAGATGCCGCCGGGCGCGAGTATGGTTACCAATGCTCGTTCTTCCGCGTTTCGCTGGCTGGCATGAAGGCTCTCCAGCAATATCAGGATACGCCGTCCGAATGGAGCAATGAACATATTTACTTTGCCCACATGACGGTGGTCGATTTGAAGAACGGAAAATTTTATTTTTACGAACGCATCAATCGCTCCGGGTTGGGCCTCGCCGGTGCAGCGGAAGACCGGCTGGAGGTTTGGAACGAAAACTGGAAGCTGACCGGAGAAGGCGATACGCGCAAGCTCACCGCGAAGGAAGAGGAAAACGGATTCGATTTGCAACTGGTTCCGGAAAAAGCTCCCGTCATCCACGGCACCGGTGACGACAAACCGAAATGGGAAATCCCGGAGAAAGCCCCGAATTACTACTCTTTCACACGAATGAAAACCACTGGAAAGGTTTTCATTGACGGGCAGCCGGTGGAAGTGACCGGGACGAGCTGGATGGACCACGTGTTTGCGGAGCGGTTGCTTGCGCCGAAGCAGGCGGGGTGGGACTGGTTTTCGCTCAAGTTGGATAACGGAGCCGAGGTCATGCTGTTCAGAATCCGCATGCAGGACGGAAAATACGATCCGCGTTCCGGGGGCACCCTGGTGAGGGCCGACGGAACGCAGGCGCACCTGCCCTCTGAAAAGCAATCGGTGGGCGTGTTGAAAACTTGGACCAGCCCGAAGTCAGACGTGACTTATCCCGCCGGGTGGAAAATTGATTTGCCCGAACGCAACATTGCATTGAAGGTGACTCCAGATATGGCGGGACAGGAATTGTTTCTGCTCCGGTCCGTCTCCAACTCGTACTGGGAAGGCAGTGTGACGGTGGAAGGGACGTATGAAGGCCGTCCGGTGCGGGGCAAGGGCTACGTGGAGCTGGTGGGTTACGGCGGCAACCTCTCCGCCACGTTCGGTCAATGA
- a CDS encoding dimethylarginine dimethylaminohydrolase family protein, with the protein MNTPLTALVRPPAATFLQALSRHKKQVPIDFPLSLRQHRFYVETLVSLGVKVDVLEPLDAFPDSTFIEDNAIILDDMALLTSMSATSRRGETLQLKAAMERHYKVEILEPPVFVDGGDVLQVGSKIFVGQSTRTNSLAVEAIAKFTRRPVVPIAVNGALHLKSAVSCLTGELLLIDPEKLDPAPFEDHSWIEVAHGESNAANCLTINGTVLMPSGYPETRALVEKRGLEVRAMPVSEFEKADGGLTCLSILIPKRT; encoded by the coding sequence ATGAACACACCCTTGACCGCCTTGGTACGGCCTCCCGCCGCCACGTTCCTGCAGGCCCTGTCACGCCACAAAAAGCAGGTCCCCATCGATTTTCCTCTCTCCCTCCGTCAGCACCGCTTTTATGTGGAAACGCTGGTCAGCCTCGGGGTGAAGGTGGATGTGCTGGAACCCCTGGATGCATTCCCCGACAGCACGTTCATTGAGGACAACGCCATCATTCTCGACGACATGGCCCTGCTGACATCGATGAGCGCGACCAGCCGTCGCGGGGAAACGCTTCAACTTAAAGCCGCGATGGAGCGTCATTACAAGGTCGAGATTCTGGAGCCACCGGTATTCGTCGATGGGGGGGATGTGCTGCAGGTGGGTTCCAAGATTTTTGTCGGTCAGTCCACACGCACCAATTCCCTCGCTGTCGAGGCCATCGCGAAATTCACCCGGCGCCCGGTTGTTCCGATCGCCGTGAACGGCGCGCTGCACCTGAAAAGCGCGGTGAGTTGTTTGACAGGAGAACTGTTGCTCATCGACCCGGAAAAGCTCGATCCCGCTCCGTTCGAAGATCACTCATGGATCGAGGTTGCACATGGAGAATCCAATGCCGCCAACTGTCTCACCATCAACGGTACGGTGCTCATGCCCAGCGGGTATCCAGAAACACGGGCCCTGGTCGAAAAACGCGGGCTGGAAGTGCGCGCCATGCCGGTGAGCGAGTTCGAAAAGGCCGATGGCGGCCTCACCTGCCTGAGCATCCTGATTCCGAAAAGGACCTGA
- a CDS encoding gamma-glutamylcyclotransferase family protein, with product MPNYINWFAYDELMNPRVFKEHGLEANASFCVTLSAHKLAFNKIPVDNQGAEKLGMANVVPAPSNLGMMEGIMYEMDESFLPKLDEIYLYPNEYLRKKMRLTKHDFTLVDGIVYIAQNERTNDDLMPSKAMLKNFRECKKNLTMLYLSRLMNTPTVD from the coding sequence ATGCCAAACTACATCAACTGGTTTGCTTACGACGAACTGATGAACCCGCGGGTTTTCAAGGAGCACGGCCTGGAGGCCAACGCATCCTTCTGTGTCACCCTCTCTGCTCACAAGCTGGCTTTCAACAAAATCCCGGTCGACAACCAGGGTGCGGAAAAACTGGGCATGGCCAATGTCGTCCCCGCGCCAAGCAACCTGGGAATGATGGAAGGCATCATGTATGAAATGGATGAGTCGTTTCTGCCCAAACTGGACGAAATTTACCTTTACCCAAACGAATACCTGCGCAAGAAAATGCGGTTGACCAAGCACGATTTCACCCTCGTGGACGGGATTGTTTATATCGCGCAGAACGAACGTACCAATGACGACCTCATGCCTTCGAAGGCCATGCTCAAGAATTTCCGCGAATGCAAAAAGAACCTGACCATGCTGTACCTGTCGCGCCTCATGAACACACCGACGGTGGATTGA